In Eubalaena glacialis isolate mEubGla1 chromosome 12, mEubGla1.1.hap2.+ XY, whole genome shotgun sequence, the sequence TCAAGTAAGCAGTGTATATGTGCATCTGGAATTAATGGAGAGGCCAGGGCTGGAGAGACTGATTTGGGTATTTCAACCTGAGCCTGGATGCAGTGGGGTCACCGAGAATTGGGAAGAGAACAGGGCTGTTAGGAGAGGATATGGCAGAAAGACCGAGAAGGTGCAGCCAGTGAGATGTGAAGAAAACCAGGCAAAGGCGGTTTCCTGGATGTGGAGGGAGGTAAGTGTTTAAGAGAAACGAGaggaaaacatacagaaaagtaacaAAGGAGCTGACAGTCCTCCCCCAGGTTTGGAAATGTGGACCTCATTGTGGGGAGAGTACAGCACGGTAGGATCTTGATAAGAATGACCCCGTTGAGAGGGGACATTTGAAGATACAAGAGAGTGGACTTAGAGTAAGGAGAGAAGACTCCCAAGTGGAAACTGGTGTTAACAAGGAACAGGGCAGAGCATCCTTCTcacggggagggggcgggcggaAGTCCGAGTACGCATGCGCACAGGTGCGTGGCTCTGGCGGCGGGGATGTGAGCGGGTCCTCTGCTGTCATTTTCTCAGTGAAGGACGGAAGTCATCAGTTGACCATGAGGAGTGGGGTGGTGATGCTGGAGGTTTCGTGAGACAGGAAAATATGTGCAAGTACTTCTGGAAAGAAGGAGTCAAGTCAGGCAATACAGAAGGATGGCTGGTGATGCAGAGGGGCTGCTTGGGAGCTGCTGCCATCCGTGTAGCTCAGAACACCTGAGCGAGAGTAACCCTTCTTCTTCACCCACAGTCAGCTGCTCAGACGCAGGTGTGCAGCGGAGGGAAAGCTGGTCATACTTTCTGAGTTAGAAAAAAGCATAGGGTTCTTGCAGATAAGTGAGACGAGGGGGATAGAGGTAAATACACTGAggcttttgtaaaaatttctgaaAGCAGAACTCACCCCCCCGCCATGGAGAACAAGTTAGTAACACCATCATAGAAAAGAGAACACACATGAGAGTCATTGAtgaattacaagagacaaaaaattaTCTATAGGTTTATTCATTTTCTTGTATTGTTACCAAAAAcatgaattatatttttacaCCAGATTTATCTTCTTTTATTCAAGTAACACAGTTGTTTCTTTCACATCCTCTCCTTCATCAGCTTTATCCTTTTATTGCTTGTGTTTCTGGATGACATAAATCCTTTGAACCTGATGCTTTGGGCAACGTGGTCTTAGTTAAAGTGCTCTAGATAACTCCCAGGCTGTTCAGGAAGGCTGGGGGACTCTGGTTGGGTTCCCAACCGTGGCAGGTGTTAGTGTGATTTACAGCAGTGAAAACACAGACTTTTCTGCAGGTGCATCCTTGCGGACTGCACTCCAGCACAATCAGAGTCTCCCAGGCTTTTCAGAGGAGCAAGTCCATGCACCTGCCTGCTGGCTAAGAAATCATTTCCTCACCTTGATCTCCCTCTtcaaatcaaatctcagagacgTACCTGCTGTCTCACTCTCAGTATTTGATGTGACCCCAGGTGCTTTCCCTTCTTACACCTCCCAGTCAGTGGTTCTCCCAGGCTTATAAATCTGCAAGCAGGACTGGGCTTTATTCCCACCTCCAGAACTGCCTTGTAAAGTTCGGGAAACTTCCAGTTTACTAAGAAAAAGCCACTATTTAATACTCTCTGAAAACATGATTACAGATTTCTTCACTGtcctttcatattttctaactGAGAAATAACAATCGTTCTCTGGCTGACAGTCTATTTCATAGCGGCATCTGGCTCTGGCCATGTTATGAGATTTCTCAAGCAGCAACGGAGACCATTTACTGAGAATGACTCTCTTTGGTAGGAAAATTGTTAGAAGGAACAATAAATGCCATACACCGGCCAACCAGTGCCATGGCGAACCTTCTTATTTCTCAGAATGTACCTAATGGAATCAGTAAGGAAAATAACCCTGTTGACTATTGACAGTGAGCTAGGCATTTTCTGTTATTTCCCTAAATCCTTAGTTTTAAGGCCATTATTTTATCCTGACTTTATAAGTGGAGAAGCTGACGCTATTaaggttaagtaaattgcctGAAGTAAATGGAACTTGCAAGTGACAGAGTCAGAATTTAAACTTGGGGCTGACTCTATcgattttgttttccatttcgcCACACTGCCTCACCAAAATCTCAGTAGAAATATGATAAGGTCCTTGAAACTTTACCCTTTTGTTGCATTTAATTATGTCTGTTAATGCAGAATGAGAACTATTGATCATTTTTTGTCTTTACAGGGACTAAATGGGAAAGATGGATTACCAGGTGTGCAGGTATGGAAAATACTATTGAAAATAAATGTTCTAATGCAAAACTACATCCAGATTACCTGCCAGAGTTCCTGATCCAGCAGCTTGATGAGAAATCTTGGCACACAGTGATTTTTAGTGCTGACATTTGTTTTTCAGGGCATCATGGGTAAGCCTGGAGAGAGAGGCCCCAAAGGAGAACGGGTATGTACATTCCTACTGTGATTGTTATTTAAGTCTGTCTCCACAACTGCCCCCTCATTTGAGTTACACAGTTATGTTCGTAGACCCCCTCGAAATCTCTGCATATGAAAAGGCTAGGGTGTATGTGATCCAAGGTCTCTGCCAGGCATAAAATGGGACCATTCAGGGAAACAGCAGCAGGGCGTATGGCAGATACCCCTACCTGGTTTGCCTTTATTCACAACTAAGTCTGGTTTGCTGTTCCAGTTGGGAAAGCTTCTGTCAGCCTCCTGCCTCAGACACATGTCCCTCCTGTAACCGTCACCCGTGTGTTCTTTACCTGAAGGAGGGTTTCTCCACCTCCGCACTGTTTCTATCTGGGgcagataattctttgtcataGGTGCCTGTCCTGtgctttgtaggatgtttagcagcatccctggcctctacccagtaGACCCTGTACAACCAACCTCCCTCCAAAAATGTCTCCTTGTAACTCCAAATGCCTCCCTGGGAGCAGAGGCGTTGTCAAGACCCCCTGAGCTGGGGGAATAATACTAAACTGAGTAAGGGGGGTGgcgaggaggaagagaaggacaaAGGGGAAATGAACATGTAGAGCTGCTAGTAATGCCAGTTATGGCGTacgcttttattttcattgttttggttGTTGATGTCATTGTAGCAGCTTCCCATTCTTTTCTCTAAGGAACCTTAGCATTTTCTGCTAGAACTGGATCCATTCCATGGCAACAGGTTCCTTGAGCATTGTTATTCAGAGGGGTTCTAGCgagggcttgtgtgtgtgtgtgtgtgtgtgcacgtgcacacacgttCTTGTGTCCTGGTGTCTAGTTTACTTATTATTACCCAAATAATCCGTGCTAACTGAAGGAAACacaaaaatagagataatataaagaaaaaagaaacaaaagcctaCCTTATCCCACTACGCAGAGATaagcactattgatattttggacATATTTCCAGCTCACTGTTATACATCATATACACGTTTGCTTAATGCATCAGTACAAGTGAACATATACTTTTCAAAAAATTGGTTCGTACTGTTTCGTAAGTGAATTCTTTCACCTAATATATGACGAccatctttccatgtcagtaaaTCTAGATGCACATGGACATTTTAGTGGCTATATGTTATTCCACTGTTTGGATATACCTTTTCCAAGGTATTTGGAAAATACCCTGCCCCCTCTTCCTGGGTATTTAGGTCCTTTCTAATTTTCATGATAAGAAACCTTACTATAGTGAACATCCGTGTGCCTGAACTATAAGTGATTTTAATCGTGTTTATTTTGCACACGCTCGAAGTGTGCTAgtagttcttttatttcttttttttttttaatcttagtcATCTCCGATATTTCTCCAAATGCAAGCTGGGTTGATGTACTTGTATGAGACATATTTTTATAACCAAGACAGTAGAATTGAAATTAGGTCcaactgtttttcttctttctacatgGCTTCTttctatatcttttcatttatgatCAAATAGATCTTTGTAATTGTTCAttcgtttttattattttttaaatcaggagaAATAGAGTTTGGACTTCTGCAGAATAGtcacaaataaaagaataatacagtGAAATGCCGGGCAGGTCAATGCACCATTCTTTCATATTCAGTGTGGTCATCACCTCCTGGAACTGTGGAACTGAATATTTGAAATATGGTACTGAAACACCTGCTAAGACACACACACGTATTCTTTCATTCatattctccctccctctctctctccccccccatCCCTCTTTCATACTCTCATGCACAAACACATACAGTAGTAGACACCTTGCAGGATCAAAGTCTACATTAAAGAAACTTCTCAGATTCAGGCACATCTAATTTATTATGGCATCGTAATCAATGAATTCTCTTATAGTTTATTTACATTATTGAATAAATGACCTCAGTGATGACTCTTCACCCCAGTCACCTACTTTGAACCTTCCCAAAGGCTCCCTTTCTCACCTTCCTGAGTCTTTAAGACCCACTGTGCACGCAcacgttcacacacacacatacatgtgtgtgcatgtagaaCACGAGCACAGAAACCAACCCACAGAAACTATTAAAGACCAAACATAcaggaaaaagcagaaaaaaggagaaacacaTGATTTAGGAGAGATTTTGAGTGTCCGAAGCTTTTCTGAGTGAAAACTTTCAGTGATGAAATCTTAACCATCTTCCTTCGTTATTGAAAACGAGACCCAGGCCTGAAGTGACAGCCGCTGTTGACTTTCAAAAGTGTCACTGTTCTAGACTGGCACCCTGGTACAAGTGACATCGTCACTAACTTTGTACTGAGTGCTTTCCACGTGTCGGCTTGTTCTAGGCACTTTACCTGAGTTAACTCCCTTCTCAGCATCGCCTATTCAGTGGATTCTCTTAATAACCCCACTTtagggagaggaagcagggtgGAGCGAGTTCAATTCACTTACCCCAGGCCTCACAGCTAGCACGTGCCAATATGAATCCAGAACCTCTGCTTTTAACCACAGCTAACGTGGTTCTAGAAGAGAtcattcttattcatttttttccttaacaggGTGATCAGGGAATTCCAGGAGACCGAGGCCCACAAGGTGAACGCGGAAAACCAGGCCTTCCAGGCATAAAGGGGGACATAGGTCCTATGGGGCCCCCAGGAAATAAGGGCTCCCCGGGATCCCCGGGGCACCAAGGCCTTCCAGGCCACCCCGGCCTCCCCGGCTCCCCGGTAAGTGGGCCGAGAACTCGTGGCTGGGACTGACCACGTGTCCCTTTTACAACAAGAGCAGTCGTAAACCTTTCAAGATTAATATAATGAACATAAGCTGGCTTCTACAAGGGTGGCAATAGCTGTCATTTATTTCAAGTTATGTGTGGGCTCCCCGCTTCGTACTCACTAAACATCCCTCAATAGATCCTCACAACTAACCTGGGAGGACAGGTGGCCTGTCCATCCGCCTTGACGAATGCAGAAGCCGAGTGCGGACCTGTCCAACGTCACAGTTATCTAGTGGGTCAGACCCAGGCCTGACCAACTCCAAGGCCACACTCTTCAATACTATCCATAATGTCCCCTTACACTACACAGAAAACACACGTCTGCTTCATGTTAACACTCCATTTTGTTGACTATCAGAACAACAAATCTGCCCTGTATGGTGCTTTGACGTGGAAACCTGTTAGGCCAAGAAAGAGTGTTTGGCTAAGGAAGCCCATGTCTTTATGAGCATCCTCAGGAGGCTGGTGGATGGCCAttccacagaggaactgaatCTGAAAATATCCACATCAGGAAGAAAGGGGAGTCCTAGCGTGAGGCCAGGGGGTTAAGGACATGCCATCCTCAGATAATCAGCCAGTTCCAGAGACTGGGCCGAATTGGGCATTCCCACCATATTCTTTAGTTTACCCACTCTTCCTACACTCTGCTTGAATAAAGCCTGTACAGTGAATTCTCAGTGCTGTGTCAGTACGTGGTATTAGATGCATTCATTCCAGTTCATTTGCACCATAAACAGTGAAAATAAACTATTGAAACTGGAACTGTTCTGTCCCACAGAAGTCATCACTTTATGAACCCATCATATTGTCTTTAATGCCACACATATACCCCTGGATAGTAACCTCCAAATACAAAGAAGAGTAACAACATACTTTGAAACCCTAACCATCATGAAAAATAATAGCTCCCTTTTAAAAATGTCCAGGTATTATAGTAAAACGTTACTGTTATAAATGTGAGATACCATTATAAATGTTAGGTTCTTTGTCGAATTCATGTAGATTTATTTGTCAAGGGGTTAAAAATTCAACTGGCGTCATTTACCTACTCCGCTTTACCAGATCCCGCAGCGTTTTctattaaggaaagaaaattgcTTAATACAAGTATGCTTACAATGCACAGGTTACAAATAAACTTCACCATGAAATGGGTGAAACTTAGTATGTTTTATCCCTTGAACAAAACATGTTAAAGAATCACTCAGCGTACCTGGAGTTCTCTTCCTTTGAAGATACATAATAAAATCAGTTAGATATTGACTTTACCAGTGTCCAGGGATGAGTTACAGGTTAAAAATGTGCCTGGGGTGGTCCCATCATAACACTGGTTCAAATTACTTCAGAAAATGAAGTAATAGGAAATGTCTTTCCTAATCGTGTGAAATCTAACAGGAAGTATGTTCACATCGCTGGTTATGGTGCCGGCCCACGGCTTTTAAAGCACTGTAGTTATGCACTTCTTCCCAGCATTTGATCAAAACAAAAGATATTTATTGCCTAACGGGGTCAATTGCCGAAAGTATTTTGCTTGACTGATGGATCTCTACAGATGTTTCAAGCATGCACGCCAACCCaacatttctgttctttattcaCTTGTGCTAGGTTCTGCATTAACAGGCCTTTTGTCCCTCTTTAGGCTGATGTGGtttcatttgaagaaataaagaagtatATTAATCAAGAGGTTCTGAGGATTTTTGAAGGTGAGATTTGCTTAATACACATTTCTGAAGTTTTCCccacttcccccctcccctcagctgTGGGGAGTCCCTCCAGCAACGTTCTCCAAAGATGGTAGTGCAGTTGCAGCCTTAGGAAGTGACCAGCTATGTGATGGGGCAGCTCACATAGAAGCTTCTTGCTCACACGAACCTAAGTTTGCCCCCCTGTAACTTCTCTGTTCGTTCCTGGTCTGCCGACCAGCACAAGGCAAGCGTCCTCCTCGTTCACGTGACAGCCCTTCGTGTTGTTCCGCATCCACAGTACCCCTCCTTAGTCTTCTCCTCTGTGGAGCGAGGGTGCCCAGCTCCCCCACCTCATTGCCCTGGAGAAACACTTCATTTATGAACGGCCTTCATTCCCCACGAGTATTGTGACCAGGGCAGAAGACAGCATCTTTTGATCTAGACCAGGGCCAGCAGACCATAGCCACCAGCCCGGTCTACCTGCCCTCTGATTTTGTATATCCTACAAGCTAagaatcatttttcctttttgggaGGGGCAAGGTGAGGGGAGAGGATACATTTctaaatggttttttaaaatcaaaataatattgcGTGACATGAAACGATCAGAAATTCAAATCTGTGTCCACAGATAAAGTTTCGTTGGAGTGCAGTCCTACTCCTTCCTTTATGtattttctctggttgctttcaTGCTGCACAGGAGGACTGAGTATGTGACAGGGACCGTATAGCCTGTAAATCCTTAAATATTCACTATGTGACCCTTTGCAGAGAGAGTTTTCTGATGCCTGATGTAGATACTTTAATAATGCAGCCTAAGATagcattccttaaaaaaaagtctc encodes:
- the LOC133102261 gene encoding collagen alpha-1(XIX) chain-like; amino-acid sequence: MSSLYKIQGGVNAPSYPGPPGPPGPKGDPGPVGEPGAMGLPGLEGFPGIKGDRGPAGPPGVAGISGKPGAPGPPGIPGEQGERGPVGDIGFPGPEGPAGKPGLNGKDGLPGVQGIMGKPGERGPKGERGDQGIPGDRGPQGERGKPGLPGIKGDIGPMGPPGNKGSPGSPGHQGLPGHPGLPGSPILTTNLGGQVACPSALTNAEAECGPVQRHSYLVGQTQA